From Amycolatopsis sp. WQ 127309:
GCGTCGGTCTCACGACCGGTGACCTCGGTGTCATCGCCGAATGGCTGGCCCAAGTTGCGTGAAGCGCAACCTGTTGCGCCATCATCACCGACTCTCACTCATGCGGATGTCGCCATCTGCGCGTCATCCGTGGCAAGCTGCGGACGAACCAGCAGTGCAGCCGGAAGGTGGATACATGCCGTACGAGGTCCAGGGGGTCGTTTCGCGGGCGAAGGGCGAGCCGGTCTCGCTGGAGACGGTTCTGGTGCCCGATCCCGGGCCCGGCGAGGCCGTCGTCAACGTGCAGGCCTGCGGGGTCTGCCACACCGACCTGCACTACCGCGAAGGCGGGATCAACGACGACTTCCCGTTCCTGCTCGGCCACGAGGCCGCGGGCGTCGTCGAGGCCGTCGGGGACGGCGTCACCGACATCGAACCCGGCGACTACGTCATCCTCAACTGGCGCGCGGTCTGCGGCACCTGCCGGGCGTGCAAGCGCGGCAAGCCGTGGTACTGCTTCTCGACGTTCAACGCCACCCAGCCGATGACGCTCGCCGACGGCACCAAGCTGTCGGCCGCGCTCGGCGTCGGCGCGTTCCTCGAGAAGACGCTCGTCCACAGCGGACAGTGCACGAAGGTCAGCCGCGACGCCGAACCGGCCGTCGCCGGGCTGCTCGGCTGCGGGGTGATGGCCGGGCTCGGCGCGGCGATCAACACCGGCGCCGTCACCCGCGGTGACTCGGTCGCGGTCATCGGCTGCGGCGGCGTCGGCGACGCGGCCATCGCGGGCGCGAAGCTGGCCGGGGCCACCACGATCGTCGCGATCGACATGGACGACCGGAAGCTGGAGTGGGCCAAGGACTTCGGCGCCACCCACACCGTCAACAGCCGCGGGCTGAGCGAAGAAGCCGTCGTCGAGGCCATGCAGGACGCCACCAACAGCTTCGGCCCGGACGTCGTGATCGACGCCGTCGGCCGGCCGGAGACCTGGCGCCAGGCGTTCTACGGCCGCGACCTGGCCGGGACCGTCGTGCTCGTCGGCGTGCCGACGCCGGAGATGCGGCTGAACGACCTCCCGCTGATCGACTTCTTCTCGCGCGGCGGCTCACTCAAGTCGTCCTGGTACGGCGACTGCCTGCCGAGCCGGGACTTCCCGATGCTGGTCGACCTCTACCTGCAGGGCCGGCTGCCGCTGGACAAGTTCGTCACCGAGCGGATCGGCGTCGACGGCGTGGAGCAGGCCTTCGAGCGCATGCACCACGGCGACGTCCTGCGTAGCGTGG
This genomic window contains:
- a CDS encoding S-(hydroxymethyl)mycothiol dehydrogenase, coding for MPYEVQGVVSRAKGEPVSLETVLVPDPGPGEAVVNVQACGVCHTDLHYREGGINDDFPFLLGHEAAGVVEAVGDGVTDIEPGDYVILNWRAVCGTCRACKRGKPWYCFSTFNATQPMTLADGTKLSAALGVGAFLEKTLVHSGQCTKVSRDAEPAVAGLLGCGVMAGLGAAINTGAVTRGDSVAVIGCGGVGDAAIAGAKLAGATTIVAIDMDDRKLEWAKDFGATHTVNSRGLSEEAVVEAMQDATNSFGPDVVIDAVGRPETWRQAFYGRDLAGTVVLVGVPTPEMRLNDLPLIDFFSRGGSLKSSWYGDCLPSRDFPMLVDLYLQGRLPLDKFVTERIGVDGVEQAFERMHHGDVLRSVVTF